In Planctomycetota bacterium, one DNA window encodes the following:
- a CDS encoding DUF1080 domain-containing protein: MKPTAWFGLLLAACAAPGVPAAQDDGFVPLFNGKDLSGWVNVNGAPSTWKVEDGVIVCSGKPTGVLRTERMYENYILELEWKHLHEGGNAGLFVHSSALPVRGQPFTKSIEIQIMLGDHPEGLYTRHGDVFAIQGATFVPDRPHPKGWMRCLPSEKRVKPAGEWNHYRVIAKDGAVKLEVNGKEVSGGTNCNPRKGYICLESEGSEVHFRNIRIKELPSSNPPADLVAEADEGFRSLYTGVDLSGWKKDPANEGHWVPKDWILDFDGKGKDLWSEKEYGDFILIADWRFTRKPVEKELPEVLPDGSDSGRKIKVPDAGDSGIYLRGSSKSQVNIWCWPVGSGEVYGYRTDKSMPPEVRAGVTPKVRADHPPGQWNRFVITMKGDRLTVVLNGKTVIENALLPGVKPRGPIALQNHGDPIQFANLYLKELP, encoded by the coding sequence ATGAAACCGACCGCATGGTTCGGACTGCTCCTGGCCGCCTGTGCCGCCCCCGGAGTCCCCGCGGCGCAGGACGACGGCTTCGTCCCGCTCTTCAACGGCAAGGACCTCTCCGGCTGGGTCAACGTCAACGGCGCCCCGTCCACATGGAAGGTCGAAGACGGCGTCATCGTCTGTTCCGGAAAGCCCACGGGGGTGCTCCGGACGGAGCGGATGTACGAGAACTACATCCTGGAGCTGGAGTGGAAGCACCTCCACGAGGGCGGAAACGCCGGTCTTTTCGTCCACAGTTCGGCGCTCCCCGTGCGCGGCCAGCCCTTCACGAAGTCGATCGAGATCCAGATCATGCTCGGGGATCATCCGGAGGGGCTCTACACGCGCCACGGGGACGTCTTCGCCATTCAGGGCGCCACGTTCGTCCCCGACCGGCCGCACCCCAAGGGGTGGATGCGCTGCCTGCCGAGCGAGAAACGGGTAAAGCCCGCCGGGGAGTGGAACCACTACCGGGTCATCGCCAAGGACGGCGCCGTCAAGCTCGAGGTTAACGGCAAGGAAGTCTCGGGAGGCACGAACTGCAACCCGAGAAAGGGGTACATCTGCCTCGAATCCGAGGGTTCGGAAGTCCACTTCCGCAACATCCGCATCAAGGAGCTTCCCTCCTCGAATCCGCCCGCCGACCTGGTGGCCGAGGCGGACGAGGGATTCCGTTCGCTTTACACGGGCGTGGATCTTTCCGGGTGGAAGAAAGACCCCGCCAACGAAGGCCACTGGGTGCCCAAGGATTGGATTCTGGACTTCGACGGAAAGGGCAAGGACCTCTGGTCGGAGAAGGAATATGGAGACTTCATCCTGATCGCCGACTGGCGGTTCACCCGGAAGCCCGTCGAGAAGGAACTTCCGGAGGTGCTTCCCGACGGCAGCGACTCCGGCCGGAAGATCAAGGTCCCGGACGCGGGCGACAGCGGCATCTACCTCCGGGGAAGCTCCAAGAGCCAGGTCAACATCTGGTGCTGGCCGGTGGGCTCGGGCGAAGTCTACGGCTACCGGACCGACAAAAGCATGCCCCCCGAAGTGCGGGCGGGCGTGACGCCCAAGGTGCGGGCGGACCATCCTCCCGGTCAATGGAACCGCTTCGTGATCACGATGAAGGGGGACCGCCTGACCGTGGTCCTGAACGGCAAAACCGTGATCGAAAACGCGCTCCTGCCGGGGGTGAAACCGCGGGGACCGATCGCCCTTCAGAACCACGGCGATCCGATCCAGTTCGCCAATCTCTACCTCAAGGAACTCCCCTGA
- a CDS encoding PVC-type heme-binding CxxCH protein, with protein MMILVWVSLGVAALQGGPEGPPLQVPDGFVVERAAGPPLVERPMLACFDETGRLFVADSAGVNHKGDILLKNPPHVIRLLEDTDGDGRFDTSRVFADRMVFPQGLAWYRGALYVPSPPSLWKLEDTDGDGVCDRRTELLTGFAVTGVADDVHGACVGPDGRIYFLPGRMAHDLRLPDGTRVRKAVGPWLMRCRPDGTELEFVCGAVGNPVEVDWLPEGDFFISGTFWAPDSFGGGLRDAVIHGVEGGEWPVRDRTYTDRVRTGDLLPVLVPMTATAPAGLRVARAEGPFQGNLFCAYFNTHRVQRHVLEREGATFRARTEEFVRSDHPDFHPTDVLEDADGSLLVVDTGGWFRIGCPTSQIAKPDVLGAIYRVRRRDAPRLADPRGLTLDWSRPEEHLDDPRWAVRERAVDRAAARGAAALERIAGSASVRARLGIVWALCRLDEPAARAAVRRLLSDPDARVRQAAAAAAGLHRDGEAVGRLIEMLGSDAPPVRREAAGALGRIGDRRAAGPLIEGLRGGPDRYLEHAVLYALIRLGDREGATRALGDPDPEVRRGALIALDQMGGEGLTPERVVALLDPVAPSLRQAAFRVIVSRPAWAGQVRALAERWFRDPAGEPGRPEMVQGLVAAFAADAGMQDAVARALREPSLSAPARAVLLEAMLRASPERFPATWVAEARWSLEHPDEGVARRAVAILKAAGAPDFDEALLALARDERRSAELRVEALGAAAPRLGRLEGALFALLVSCLEADRPPLLRLAAAETLGRAPLDDRQLERLALRAENAGPLDLPRWLPAFERSQNAGVGRKLLEALARSPALESVPADLLRRAIRRFPPEVAAAAQPMLQRLEAGEGGAKARLDELQDVLSGGDPARGREVFLGRKAGCTACHAVAGQGGRVGPDLSRIGAIRSPRDLLEAIVFPSASFARGYEPFVLRTRDGAVLDGLVVRETPDAVYLFTADRTERRIPRASIEDLRQSRISIMPQGLDRQLRREELRDLVAFLASLK; from the coding sequence ATGATGATCCTGGTCTGGGTGTCGCTGGGTGTGGCGGCGCTGCAGGGCGGCCCGGAGGGGCCTCCTCTTCAGGTGCCGGACGGGTTCGTCGTCGAGCGCGCGGCGGGGCCGCCCCTCGTCGAGCGCCCCATGCTCGCCTGCTTCGACGAGACCGGCCGCCTCTTCGTGGCCGATTCCGCCGGCGTCAACCACAAGGGGGACATTCTTCTCAAGAATCCCCCGCACGTGATCCGCCTCCTCGAGGACACCGACGGCGACGGACGGTTCGACACGAGCCGCGTCTTCGCCGACCGGATGGTCTTCCCCCAGGGACTCGCCTGGTACCGCGGAGCGCTCTACGTCCCCTCGCCGCCGTCGCTGTGGAAACTGGAGGATACCGACGGGGACGGGGTGTGCGATCGGCGCACGGAGCTTCTGACGGGTTTCGCCGTGACGGGGGTGGCCGACGACGTTCACGGCGCCTGCGTCGGGCCGGACGGCCGGATTTATTTTCTACCGGGCCGCATGGCGCACGATCTGCGGCTTCCGGACGGAACCCGCGTGCGCAAGGCCGTCGGGCCGTGGCTCATGCGGTGCCGCCCGGACGGGACGGAGCTCGAATTCGTCTGCGGCGCCGTGGGAAATCCCGTGGAAGTCGACTGGCTTCCGGAAGGGGACTTCTTCATCTCCGGAACCTTCTGGGCCCCCGACTCCTTCGGGGGCGGCCTGAGGGACGCGGTCATTCACGGCGTGGAGGGAGGCGAGTGGCCGGTGCGCGACCGGACGTACACGGACCGCGTCCGCACGGGGGATCTTCTTCCGGTCCTTGTCCCCATGACCGCCACCGCTCCGGCGGGGCTCCGGGTCGCCCGCGCCGAAGGGCCTTTCCAGGGGAACCTCTTCTGCGCGTACTTCAACACGCACCGGGTCCAGCGGCATGTCCTCGAACGCGAGGGAGCCACCTTCCGGGCGCGCACCGAGGAGTTCGTCCGCTCGGATCATCCGGACTTTCATCCCACGGACGTTCTGGAGGACGCGGACGGAAGCCTTCTCGTCGTGGATACGGGCGGCTGGTTCCGCATCGGATGTCCGACCTCTCAGATCGCCAAGCCGGACGTCCTGGGGGCGATCTACCGCGTGCGCCGCCGGGATGCGCCGCGCCTGGCGGATCCGAGGGGACTCACGCTCGACTGGAGCCGCCCCGAGGAGCATCTGGACGACCCCCGGTGGGCGGTGCGGGAGCGGGCGGTGGACCGGGCGGCGGCGCGGGGTGCGGCGGCTCTCGAGCGGATCGCCGGGAGCGCGTCGGTTCGCGCGCGGCTCGGAATCGTGTGGGCGCTTTGCCGCCTGGACGAGCCGGCGGCGCGTGCGGCGGTACGGAGGCTTCTCTCCGACCCGGACGCGCGGGTGCGCCAGGCGGCCGCCGCGGCGGCGGGACTGCACCGGGACGGCGAAGCCGTCGGGCGCCTGATCGAGATGCTGGGATCGGACGCTCCTCCCGTGCGTCGCGAGGCGGCCGGCGCTCTCGGCAGGATCGGCGACCGGCGGGCGGCGGGGCCTCTGATCGAAGGGTTGCGGGGCGGTCCGGATCGTTATCTCGAGCACGCGGTTCTGTACGCCCTCATCCGGCTGGGGGATCGGGAGGGGGCGACCCGCGCGCTGGGCGATCCGGATCCGGAGGTGCGCCGCGGGGCGCTCATCGCGCTCGATCAGATGGGAGGCGAGGGGCTGACGCCGGAGCGCGTCGTGGCGCTTCTTGATCCCGTCGCGCCCTCGCTCCGGCAGGCGGCGTTCCGCGTGATCGTCTCGCGTCCGGCGTGGGCGGGACAGGTGCGGGCGCTGGCGGAGCGCTGGTTCCGCGACCCGGCGGGGGAACCGGGGCGGCCGGAGATGGTGCAGGGGCTCGTGGCGGCCTTCGCGGCCGACGCGGGCATGCAGGACGCCGTGGCGCGGGCGCTGCGCGAACCTTCGCTTTCGGCGCCGGCGCGGGCGGTTCTGCTGGAAGCCATGCTGCGGGCTTCGCCCGAGCGCTTTCCGGCCACGTGGGTGGCGGAGGCCCGCTGGAGCCTGGAGCATCCGGACGAAGGGGTGGCCCGCCGGGCCGTGGCGATTCTGAAGGCCGCCGGCGCGCCGGACTTCGACGAGGCGCTTCTGGCCCTGGCTCGGGATGAGCGGCGTTCGGCGGAGCTGCGGGTGGAGGCGCTGGGGGCGGCGGCGCCGCGTCTGGGGCGTCTGGAAGGGGCGCTCTTCGCGCTGCTGGTATCCTGCCTGGAAGCCGACCGCCCGCCGCTTCTGCGCCTGGCGGCGGCGGAGACGCTGGGGCGGGCGCCCCTGGACGATCGCCAGCTGGAGCGCCTGGCCCTCCGGGCGGAAAACGCGGGGCCGCTCGACCTTCCGCGCTGGCTGCCCGCTTTCGAACGCTCGCAGAACGCCGGGGTCGGCCGCAAGCTTCTCGAGGCCCTGGCCCGGTCGCCCGCGCTCGAGAGCGTCCCGGCCGATCTTCTGCGCCGCGCGATCCGCCGGTTTCCGCCCGAGGTGGCCGCGGCGGCCCAGCCGATGCTCCAGCGGCTGGAGGCCGGCGAGGGCGGCGCCAAGGCGCGCCTCGACGAACTTCAGGACGTTCTTTCGGGAGGCGATCCGGCGCGGGGCCGCGAGGTTTTCCTCGGGCGCAAAGCCGGTTGCACGGCGTGTCACGCCGTGGCGGGCCAGGGGGGCCGCGTGGGGCCGGACCTTTCCCGGATCGGCGCGATCCGTTCGCCGAGGGATCTGCTCGAGGCGATCGTCTTTCCGAGCGCCAGCTTCGCGCGCGGCTACGAGCCGTTCGTCCTTCGGACGCGGGACGGCGCGGTGCTGGACGGCCTCGTCGTCCGCGAGACACCCGACGCCGTCTATCTCTTCACGGCCGACCGGACGGAACGAAGGATCCCGCGCGCCTCCATCGAGGATCTGCGCCAGAGCCGGATCTCGATCATGCCCCAGGGACTGGACCGCCAGCTCCGCCGCGAAGAGCTCCGGGACCTCGTGGCGTTTCTCGCGTCCCTGAAATGA
- a CDS encoding PQQ-dependent sugar dehydrogenase translates to MRKDRLILVSTALFLTPLGAFAATRPGDPEDPNFAESVYATGLSGITSLAWASDGSNTLFVAVRTGTVRVLRNGSLQATAFATVSPVYTGHSETGVIGLALDPDYASNRYVYVFVTESASVQKIYRYTAGTDASGNLVGSGKTQIGPDLPCEGVNHDGGGLAFGPDGHLYFGVGNLGNDNNIGGNGTSTERTSLGSKIGCMTSSGAAVASNPWYNASDGITATDYVFAQGMRNPFGLRFHPTTGALWVFMVGDDYEQIFLVPRGGNAGWPTENNTSASNGLLIPKLAYPTRNSPFGRCITRGVFYDGTAFPASYRGNLFFVDYVSGKVMRSVLNSSGDAITSTEVFVSGNSQLVDIVVGPDGALYYAGHGGTVYRLSYTGVPALGLTLSATELLIDEGGSGTFTVSLSAAPTSNVTVFVEQSAGPETLTINPSVLQFTPGNWNSPQTVTVSAGQDSDAVTEGARVSCSAAGLPGRHVVVTVRDDDAASGAPRARLRMPEAGARVSGPNAEFFGDGEDPQGVGTLERAEFYIDGTLAFTDSAAGGHYHFGGGHNLWDTRGLSNGVHILRLTVYDSGGLSGSHEIEVDVFNPVDDGDGGGGCGALGIEPVLAALALRALLRRRG, encoded by the coding sequence GTGCGTAAGGACCGCCTCATCCTCGTTTCGACGGCGCTTTTCCTCACCCCTTTAGGCGCTTTCGCGGCGACCCGACCGGGCGACCCGGAGGACCCCAACTTCGCCGAGTCCGTTTATGCAACGGGTCTGAGCGGTATCACGAGCCTGGCCTGGGCCTCCGATGGATCGAACACGCTTTTCGTGGCCGTGCGCACAGGGACCGTCCGCGTTCTCCGGAACGGAAGCCTTCAGGCGACGGCGTTCGCCACCGTGAGCCCCGTCTACACGGGACACAGCGAGACGGGCGTGATCGGCCTGGCCTTGGATCCCGACTACGCATCCAACCGGTATGTTTACGTGTTCGTTACGGAATCCGCTTCCGTTCAGAAGATCTATCGCTACACGGCGGGGACGGACGCTTCGGGAAACCTGGTCGGGAGCGGCAAGACCCAGATCGGTCCCGATCTGCCCTGCGAGGGCGTCAATCACGACGGAGGCGGCCTCGCCTTCGGCCCGGACGGACATCTTTACTTCGGTGTGGGGAACCTGGGCAACGATAATAATATCGGCGGCAACGGAACATCGACGGAACGGACTTCGTTGGGGTCGAAGATCGGATGCATGACCTCCTCGGGCGCAGCCGTGGCGAGCAACCCGTGGTACAACGCTTCGGACGGAATCACCGCGACGGATTATGTCTTCGCCCAGGGGATGCGCAATCCCTTCGGACTGCGTTTCCATCCGACGACGGGGGCCCTTTGGGTGTTCATGGTCGGAGATGACTATGAGCAGATCTTTCTGGTCCCCCGGGGAGGAAACGCCGGTTGGCCCACGGAGAACAACACGAGCGCGTCGAATGGGCTTCTGATCCCGAAACTGGCGTATCCGACCAGGAACTCGCCGTTCGGCCGGTGCATCACGCGCGGCGTTTTCTACGACGGCACGGCCTTTCCGGCTTCCTATCGAGGCAACCTGTTCTTCGTGGACTACGTGTCCGGGAAGGTCATGCGTTCGGTCCTGAATTCGTCCGGCGACGCGATCACGAGCACGGAAGTATTCGTCAGCGGAAACAGCCAGCTGGTGGATATCGTGGTGGGTCCGGACGGGGCGCTCTACTACGCCGGCCATGGGGGTACCGTCTACCGCCTGAGCTATACAGGGGTCCCTGCGCTCGGTCTGACGCTTTCCGCCACCGAGCTTCTGATCGATGAAGGCGGCTCGGGAACGTTCACCGTATCGCTGTCCGCGGCGCCGACGTCGAACGTGACCGTCTTCGTGGAACAGTCGGCAGGCCCGGAAACGCTTACGATCAATCCCTCCGTGCTTCAGTTTACTCCGGGAAACTGGAACTCGCCGCAGACGGTAACCGTTTCCGCCGGGCAAGACTCCGACGCCGTCACCGAAGGAGCGCGGGTGAGCTGTTCCGCCGCAGGGCTTCCCGGGCGGCACGTCGTCGTTACCGTGCGCGACGACGACGCCGCTTCCGGGGCTCCTCGCGCGCGCCTCCGCATGCCCGAGGCGGGGGCCCGCGTGTCCGGGCCGAACGCGGAGTTTTTCGGAGACGGAGAAGATCCCCAGGGCGTGGGGACTCTGGAGCGCGCGGAGTTTTACATCGACGGGACGCTCGCCTTTACGGATTCGGCGGCCGGGGGACATTATCACTTCGGAGGGGGCCACAATCTCTGGGATACCCGCGGTCTGTCCAACGGGGTCCATATCCTGCGCCTGACCGTGTACGACTCGGGCGGGCTGAGCGGGAGCCACGAGATCGAAGTCGACGTTTTCAATCCGGTCGACGATGGAGACGGCGGCGGCGGGTGCGGAGCGCTCGGGATCGAGCCGGTCCTGGCCGCGCTCGCCCTCCGGGCCCTCTTGCGGCGGCGCGGATGA